One Ricinus communis isolate WT05 ecotype wild-type chromosome 7, ASM1957865v1, whole genome shotgun sequence genomic region harbors:
- the LOC8261645 gene encoding probable trehalose-phosphate phosphatase J yields MTNQNVVVADAKSTINLATTVHVSNSSIFTTAVQKPPAAPGGYISISRKKLLKNLEINGGARINAWVDSMRASSPTHLKSTPSLTEDQGSWTLHHPSALDMFEQIIDASKGKQIVMFLDYDGTLSPIVDDPDRAFMSKKMRATVRKLAKCFPTAIVSGRCRDKVYNFVRLAELYYAGSHGMDIKGPAKGSKYKKGSEALIFQPASEFLPMIDEVYKELVEKTKSTPGAFVENNKFCVSVHYRCVDEKKWSELAQVVRSVLKDYPKLRLTQGRKVLEIRPTIKWDKGKALEFLLEALGFGNCTDVFPVYIGDDRTDEDAFKVLRERGQGFGILVSKFPKDTSASYSLQEPTQVMDFLQRLVEWKKESLQGQPRL; encoded by the exons ATGACGAATCAGAATGTGGTAGTGGCTGATGCAAAATCAACAATCAACTTGGCAACAACAGTGCATGTATCTAACTCATCGATCTTTACTACGGCGGTTCAGAAGCCGCCGGCAGCGCCTGGTGGGTACATCTCCATTTCAAGAAAGAAACTTTTAAAGAATCTTGAAATCAATGGTGGAGCAAGGATTAATGCTTGGGTTGATTCAATGAGAGCCTCATCACCTACCCATCTCAAATCTACACCTTCACTTACTGAAGACCAAGGCTCTTGGACT CTCCACCACCCATCAGCCTTGGACATGTTTGAGCAGATAATTGATGCCTCAAAAGGGAAGCAAATAGTGATGTTTTTGGACTACGATGGTACTCTTTCTCCTATTGTTGATGACCCAGATCGAGCTTTCATGTCCAAGAAG atgAGAGCAACAGTGAGAAAGCTTGCAAAGTGTTTTCCTACTGCTATAGTGAGTGGAAGGTGCAGAGACAAG GTGTATAACTTTGTACGGTTAGCAGAACTGTACTATGCTGGAAGCCATGGCATGGACATTAAGGGGCCAGCAAAAGGCTCCAAATACAAGAAA GGTAGTGAAGCTCTTATCTTCCAACCTGCCAGTGAATTTCTTCCCATGATAGATGAG GTTTACAAAGAATTGGTAGAGAAAACTAAATCAACTCCAGGTGCCTTTGTGGAGAATAACAAGTTCTGCGTCTCTGTTCATTATCGCTGTGTTGATGAAAAG AAATGGAGTGAACTGGCACAAGTGGTTAGGTCAGTGTTAAAGGACTACCCAAAGCTTCGACTCACTCAAGGGAGGAAG GTATTGGAAATCCGTCCCACTATTAAATGGGACAAAGGGAAGGCTCTTGAATTTTTGTTGGAGGCACTTG GATTTGGCAATTGTACCGATGTGTTCCCTGTTTACATTGGAGATGACAGAACAGATGAAGATGCATTCAAG gtattaAGAGAAAGAGGACAAGGGTTTGGAATCCTAGTGTCTAAATTTCCAAAGGACACTAGTGCATCTTATTCTCTACAGGAACCGACCCAG GTTATGGATTTCTTGCAACGGTTGGTAGAGTGGAAAAAGGAATCTTTGCAAGGGCAGCCAAGGCtttaa